Within the Pelagovum pacificum genome, the region CAAAGGGACATCGACGCAATCGGTGCGAGCGACGCCGTGCCGACGATCCTCGAAACGGTGAGCCTGTCCACGGGGATGGGGTTCGCCGCCGTCGCCCGTGTCACGGATTCCCGCTGGGTCACCTGCCGGGCGGTCGATCACATTCATTTCGGCCTCAACCCGGGAGACGAGCTCGAAGTCGAGAGCACGCTCTGCCATGAGGTGCGGCAGTCGGATAACGAGATCGTCATCGCGGACGTCCAGACAGACACTCACTATTGCCACCATCATACGCCTGCCCGTTATGGCTTCCGAAGCTACATCTCGGTGCCGATCTACCGCTCGGACGGCAGTTTCTTCGGCACGCTCTGCGCCATCGACCCCGAGCCCCGCGACCTGAACGATCCGCGCGTGCTCAACATGTTCCGACTGTTCGCGCGCAGCATCGGCGACAGCCTCGAGTCCGGTGAACGGCTGCAACTGGCTGAGCAACGGCTGGCAGAAGAAAAGGACCTCACCCGGCTCCAGGAAGAGTTCGTGGCGATCCTTGGTCACGATCTGCGCAATCCGATCGCCGCCATGGGGGCCGGTCTTCGGATGCTGTCCAGACGGCCGCTCGATGAGCAGTCGGTCGATCTGGTTGGACATATGCAGGCGTCTTTGCACCGCATGTCGGGACTGGTCGGAAACATCCTGGATCACACAAGGGTGCGGCTGACGGGCGGTATCGGTGTCGAGCGGGAAACCTGCGACGATCTGGGGCAGACCCTCGAACATGTCGTGCACGAAGTCCGGGCCGTGTCCGTGAGCCACAGCTTCGACGTGAATATCGAGGTCGGCGATCCGGTGTATTGCGACAAGGATAGGCTGGGGCAGCTTCTGTCCAACCTCCTGTCCAATGCCGTTCTTCACGGAGACGGGGGTGAGCCGATCACCATCAACGCCCGGGCGGAGGATGGCGAGTTGTTCGTCTCCGTCGGGAACGGCGGGGAGCCCATCCCTCCTGCGACGCAGGAAAAGCTGTTCGCGCCGTTTTCCCGGGGCGACGCGACGTCGCCCTACAGTGGTCTCGGCCTCGGGCTGCATATCGCGGCGCAGATCGCGAAGGGACATGAGGGCCAGATCGATGTCCATTCGGATGCCGACGGCACCCGGTTCACGTTACGGATGCCGGTTCAGCCGGGCTGAGGCTGTCTCCGTCTACGGTCGCCCTTTGACGCCGGCTGAGGGTCGGCTTGCGCTCTTTTCAGCGAAGATGCCGAGATCACAGCGGTCAGTTCACGCCCCGGAGCTACGGTTCGCTGTAAACTCCGACAGTCTTATGCCGCCGTGATGACGATCGCCCCACGCTCCGTCGCCACGACCGTGTGTTCGTACTGGACGACCGGGGCGGCGGGCTCGGAATAGAGGGTCCAACCGTCGTCGCCGTCCACGGCCCAGAGGCCGCCTTTCGACAGGAAGGGCTCGACCGTCAGGACGAGGCCGCGGTCGATGCGGCGGCGCTCGGCCCGGGTGGGCCAGGTCGGGATCTCGCCCGGCTCCTCATGGAGCGCGCGGCCGATGCCGTGGCTGGCGAGATTGCGGATCAGCGTGTAGCCGCGCTTCGAGGCGAAGGCGCCGACCGCCTTGCCGATCCCCGCGAGCGGCTGGTCGGCCCGCACGGCCTTGATCCCGACCGACATCGCCTGCTTGCCGTCGCGGCAGAGCTTGTCGAGCGAGGGCGTCACCGGCCCGGCGCGGAAGGTGGCGCCGGTGTCCGCGAAATAGCCATTCTTGGAGGCGGAGACGTCGATGTTGACGAGGTCGCCTGTCCGGATCGCGCGGGGTCCGGGGATACCGTGGGCGATTTCCTCGTTCACGCTGATGCAGGTGTGGCCCGGAAAGTCGTAGGTCGAGCGGGGCGCGGAGATGGCACCCTCCCGCTCGAGCTCGGCGGCGCCGATGGCGTCGAGCTCCGCCGTCGTGATGCCGGGTTCGATCGCCTTGGCCATCGTCTGCATGGTGCGGGCGACGATGCGGCCAATGTCCTTGAGGCCGTCGAGCTCGTCTTCACGGGTGATCGTCATGGGGCATCCTTGCTGAAAGTCTCGGCACTCTAGCGTGCAACGGCGGGGATGTCCTGCCGGTTGTGCCGTCGACGGGAACCGCTTCGCGCCGAGGTGTTTTAGCCTCGAGACGGGGCGAAACCGAGGGGGACCCGATGTCAGGACCGACAGATATCGTCAACTCCGTGGGTGGCTACGTGCCGGCCTGGCTGGAGTCGCTGCTGCTGTTGCTGGTCGGGGTGGCGCTGGCCTACCTGCTGCACGGGCTGCTCTGGCGCGTCGCGACACGGATGATCGGCGAGCGGCGCGGGCTTGCGGTGCGCATCTTCCACCGGCTGAAGCGGCCCTCGCGGCTGGCGCTCGTGCTCGTGGTGCTGATCGCGCTGGTGAACGGCGGCACGCTGAGCCGGGCCTGGGAGCGCGGGATCGAACAGGCGGCGCTCGCCATCCTGTTCGTGATCTTCGGCTGGGCCGGGCTGATCGCCATCGATACCGCCTCCGAGCGGGCCGCGGGCAAGCTGCGGCTCGATGCGGAGGACAACCTGTCGGCCCGCAAGCAGATCACGCAGATCAAGGTGGTTCAGAAGGTCAGCAAGGTGCTGGTCTGGCTGCTCACGGCCGGTTTCGTGCTGTCGACCTTCGAAGCGGTGCGGCAATACGGTGTGTCACTGTTCGCCTCGGCCGGGGCGGCCGGGCTCGTGCTTGGCTTTGCCGCGCGGCCCGTGCTGACTAACCTGATCGCAGGCATCCAGATCGCTCTGACCCAGCCGATCCGCATGGACGACGTGGTGATCGTCGAGGGCGAGTGGGGCTGGATCGAGGAGATCGCCTCGACCTACGTGGTGGTGCGGATATGGGATCTGCGGCGGCTGGTGGTGCCGTTGTCCTACTTCATCGAGCAGCCATTCCAGAACTGGACGCGGGAGAATGCCAACATCATCGGCTCGGTCTTCTGGTTCGTGGATTACAAGGCGCCGATCGCCGCGATGCGGGCGAAGTTGCAGGAGTTTGTGGAGGCCACGCCGCTCTGGGACGGCAAGGTGGTGAACCTGCAGGTGACGGAGTCCGAGCGCGATACGGTGCAGGTGCGGGCGCTGGTGTCCGCCCGGACATCGCCCCGCGCATGGGACCTGCGCTGCGAGATCCGCGAAAAGATGATCGAGTGGCTCAAGGACGAACATCCGGAGGCGCTGCCGCGCGAGCGGGGCGAGCTGATGGTGATGCGCGACCGCGACGAAGGGCCCGGTCCCCGGTTCGAGCGGGAGACGGGAGTCGAGGACGCGGGCACCGGCATTCCGCGCGAGGCGCGGCCGGGGTGACCCCGCGGTGCACCTGCGGTGCGCTTTGGGAGCCCTCCCTGACGGTCGGGCGGAGTCCGGGGGCTGTCTGCCCCCTCTTGGGCCTGCGGCCCAATTCACCCCCGAGAATATTTGAGGGCCCAAAGAAGATGGGGCGCCGGGTTGCAGTCCGGGCGGGATGTGGTGACAGTCCGCGGGACTGAGACTGGACCGGCGGGGAGGCGCGGAGATGGCTGGAGTGCTTGAAGGGTTGGCCGGGGATGGCCTGTTTGTCGGCCGGGCCGAAGGGCCGGACGGGCCGGTGGTGCTGCGCCTCGCCGACGGCGCCTTGAGCGACGTGACCTGCCGCGAGGTGCCCACGGTGCGCGATCTGCTCGAGCTGGAGGACCCCGCCGGCTGGCTTCGTGCCGCCGACGGTGTGCCGTTCGAGGCCGGGGACCGGATGCTCGCGCCATGTGATCTGCAGGCGGTGAAGGCCTGCGGCGTCACCTTCGCGAAATCCATGGTCGAAAGGGTGATCGAGGAACGCGCCGCCGGCGATGCCGGCAAGGCGGAGGAGATCCGCGCCCGCGTGGGCGAGCTGGTCGGCGGGCGGTTGCGCGATCTCGTGCCCGGCTCGGAGGCAGCCGCCGAAGTGAAGGCGGCGCTGCAGGGCGAGGGGCTCTGGTCGCAGTACCTCGAGGTTGGGATCGGTCCGGATGCGGAGGTATTCTCCAAGTGCCCGCCGATGGCCGCCGTCGGGACCGGGGCCGAGATCGGGCTGCACCCGGTCTCCACCTGGAACAACCCGGAGCCGGAAGTCGTGCTGGCAGTGAACTCGCGCGGGGATATCCTCGGGGCGACGCTGGGGAACGATGTGAACCTGCGGGATGTGGAGGGCCGCTCGGCGCTGCTGCTCGGCAAGGCGAAGGACAACAACGCGTCGGCCGCGATCGGGCCGATGATCCGGCTGTTCGATCAAGGCTACTCGCTGGACGACGTCCGGCAGGCCGAGGTGCGGCTGACCGTGACGGGCGAGGATGGCTACGTGTTGCAGGGTTTCTCGTCGATGGCCGAGATCAGCCGCGACCCTGCGGACCTCGTCGCGCAGGCGATCGGGCCGCATCACCAGTATCCGGACGGCATGATGCTCTACCTCGGAACGCTGTTCGCGCCGGTCGAGGATCGGGATGCGCCGGGACAGGGGTTCACCCATAAAATCGGCGACGAAGTAAGGATCGAGTCGGACGGGCTCGGGGCGCTGGTGAACCGGGTGCGTCTGTCGACCGACTGCGCACCCTGGACGGTCGGGGCAGGGGCGCTGATGCGAAATCTCTCCGGACGGGGGCTGCTATGAGCCTGAAGGTGACGGCTGACTCCTTCCGTCTGGCCGAGGCGTTCGTCATTTCGCGCGGGTCCCGGACGGAGGCGAAGGTGCTGACGGTGCGGACCGGAGACGGCTGGGGCGAGTGCGTGCCTTACGCGCGCTACGGCGAGACGATGGAGAGTGTCACCACCGAGATCGAGGGCCTGCCGGACGGCGTCGATAGGGACGCGTTGCAGGGACTATTGCCACCCGGTGCCGCTCGCAATGCCGTGGATTGCGCCTTGTGGGATGCCGAGGCCAAAGCGGCGGGCAAACGGGTTTGGGACCTGGCGGGCCTGTCCTCGCCGGGGCCTGTCGACACGGCCTACACGCTGTCCCTGGGTGAGCCCGATGCGATGGAAGCGGCGGCGGCGAAGCACGCGGCCAAGCCGCTTTTGAAGATCAAGCTGGGCGGCGAAGGCGATATGGCGCGGCTCGAAGCCGTGCGCCGTGGTGCGCCCCGGTCCCGGATCATCGTGGACGCCAACGAGGGCTGGACGGCGGACGTCTATTCCGAGCTGGCGCCGCATCTCGTCAGGCTCGGCGTCAGCCTGGTCGAGCAGCCGCTGCCCGCAGACGAGGACGGGATGCTGGGCGAGATCGACCGTCCGCTGCCGGTCTGCGCCGACGAGAGTTGCCATGACCG harbors:
- a CDS encoding GAF domain-containing sensor histidine kinase — encoded protein: MSVGSHDFQRDIDAIGASDAVPTILETVSLSTGMGFAAVARVTDSRWVTCRAVDHIHFGLNPGDELEVESTLCHEVRQSDNEIVIADVQTDTHYCHHHTPARYGFRSYISVPIYRSDGSFFGTLCAIDPEPRDLNDPRVLNMFRLFARSIGDSLESGERLQLAEQRLAEEKDLTRLQEEFVAILGHDLRNPIAAMGAGLRMLSRRPLDEQSVDLVGHMQASLHRMSGLVGNILDHTRVRLTGGIGVERETCDDLGQTLEHVVHEVRAVSVSHSFDVNIEVGDPVYCDKDRLGQLLSNLLSNAVLHGDGGEPITINARAEDGELFVSVGNGGEPIPPATQEKLFAPFSRGDATSPYSGLGLGLHIAAQIAKGHEGQIDVHSDADGTRFTLRMPVQPG
- the map gene encoding type I methionyl aminopeptidase, with the protein product MTITREDELDGLKDIGRIVARTMQTMAKAIEPGITTAELDAIGAAELEREGAISAPRSTYDFPGHTCISVNEEIAHGIPGPRAIRTGDLVNIDVSASKNGYFADTGATFRAGPVTPSLDKLCRDGKQAMSVGIKAVRADQPLAGIGKAVGAFASKRGYTLIRNLASHGIGRALHEEPGEIPTWPTRAERRRIDRGLVLTVEPFLSKGGLWAVDGDDGWTLYSEPAAPVVQYEHTVVATERGAIVITAA
- a CDS encoding mechanosensitive ion channel family protein — its product is MSGPTDIVNSVGGYVPAWLESLLLLLVGVALAYLLHGLLWRVATRMIGERRGLAVRIFHRLKRPSRLALVLVVLIALVNGGTLSRAWERGIEQAALAILFVIFGWAGLIAIDTASERAAGKLRLDAEDNLSARKQITQIKVVQKVSKVLVWLLTAGFVLSTFEAVRQYGVSLFASAGAAGLVLGFAARPVLTNLIAGIQIALTQPIRMDDVVIVEGEWGWIEEIASTYVVVRIWDLRRLVVPLSYFIEQPFQNWTRENANIIGSVFWFVDYKAPIAAMRAKLQEFVEATPLWDGKVVNLQVTESERDTVQVRALVSARTSPRAWDLRCEIREKMIEWLKDEHPEALPRERGELMVMRDRDEGPGPRFERETGVEDAGTGIPREARPG
- a CDS encoding fumarylacetoacetate hydrolase family protein, with translation MAGVLEGLAGDGLFVGRAEGPDGPVVLRLADGALSDVTCREVPTVRDLLELEDPAGWLRAADGVPFEAGDRMLAPCDLQAVKACGVTFAKSMVERVIEERAAGDAGKAEEIRARVGELVGGRLRDLVPGSEAAAEVKAALQGEGLWSQYLEVGIGPDAEVFSKCPPMAAVGTGAEIGLHPVSTWNNPEPEVVLAVNSRGDILGATLGNDVNLRDVEGRSALLLGKAKDNNASAAIGPMIRLFDQGYSLDDVRQAEVRLTVTGEDGYVLQGFSSMAEISRDPADLVAQAIGPHHQYPDGMMLYLGTLFAPVEDRDAPGQGFTHKIGDEVRIESDGLGALVNRVRLSTDCAPWTVGAGALMRNLSGRGLL
- the dgcA gene encoding N-acetyl-D-Glu racemase DgcA → MSLKVTADSFRLAEAFVISRGSRTEAKVLTVRTGDGWGECVPYARYGETMESVTTEIEGLPDGVDRDALQGLLPPGAARNAVDCALWDAEAKAAGKRVWDLAGLSSPGPVDTAYTLSLGEPDAMEAAAAKHAAKPLLKIKLGGEGDMARLEAVRRGAPRSRIIVDANEGWTADVYSELAPHLVRLGVSLVEQPLPADEDGMLGEIDRPLPVCADESCHDRATLAALKGRYDMVNIKLDKTGGLTEALALRDEARAAGFGIMVGCMVGSSLAMAPAVLLAQGAEVVDLDAPLLLAEDRPVPLRYEGTVVHPPEVGLWG